The following are encoded in a window of Arthrobacter sp. SLBN-100 genomic DNA:
- a CDS encoding YegP family protein: MAGIFELFVDAESAFRFRLTAPDGTIMAVSKPFDTKADAVAGIAAVREYAGMGLITDHCTTSTNAAQPAAWSDAAGQTDDSPCMPKIDFHVRARAVRRAVSGPHWAGAIHNLS; this comes from the coding sequence ATGGCAGGAATATTCGAACTATTTGTCGATGCGGAATCAGCGTTTAGGTTCCGGCTGACAGCACCGGACGGCACCATCATGGCAGTTTCCAAGCCCTTCGATACCAAGGCGGACGCCGTTGCCGGCATCGCCGCCGTGCGCGAGTACGCAGGCATGGGACTGATCACCGACCACTGCACAACGTCCACAAATGCCGCGCAGCCAGCAGCCTGGAGTGATGCTGCTGGCCAAACTGACGATTCCCCGTGCATGCCAAAGATCGACTTCCATGTACGCGCCAGGGCGGTTCGCAGAGCCGTCTCCGGCCCCCACTGGGCCGGGGCAATACACAACCTTTCCTGA